From Carassius auratus strain Wakin chromosome 10, ASM336829v1, whole genome shotgun sequence, a single genomic window includes:
- the LOC113109610 gene encoding claudin-23-like, producing the protein MRTPGIFIFGMVLAPCGWVLELTSTVAPAWRTINNIPGEPSDLVLQQGLWDICRTSTSSRDIQCNQQDTQYFSAQIIQIARALMLSSLILNLIGIGVASAGVRCWTDKPHWTVAGVGGLLIFISGVLTIIPVSWYTHIMNSIFSTSTDVRVGYCLVLGFIGGIMEVLGGLVMSLGLCRRCGGQKRVPSPARVDAVPSVSSVSSVPYYSKQSEMDFTRAKRQQDSRPATSTSTARPCDTDL; encoded by the coding sequence ATGCGAACTCCCGGGATTTTTATTTTCGGGATGGTGCTGGCGCCCTGCGGCTGGGTCCTGGAGCTGACCAGCACCGTGGCACCAGCCTGGCGCACGATCAACAACATCCCGGGAGAACCCAGCGACTTGGTCCTCCAGCAAGGATTATGGGACATCTGCAGGACTTCCACATCGTCCCGGGACATTCAGTGCAACCAGCAGGACACGCAGTACTTCAGCGCGCAGATCATCCAGATCGCGCGAGCTCTGATGCTGTCCTCGCTCATTCTCAATCTCATTGGCATCGGCGTGGCGTCAGCTGGAGTGCGGTGCTGGACTGACAAACCGCACTGGACGGTCGCTGGGGTCGGAGGTCTCCTCATCTTCATCTCAGGGGTCCTCACCATCATCCCAGTGTCGTGGTACACTCACATCATGAACTCCATCTTCTCCACATCCACGGATGTCCGTGTGGGATACTGCCTGGTGCTGGGCTTCATCGGCGGGATCATGGAGGTCCTCGGTGGGCTGGTGATGTCCCTCGGTTTGTGCCGGCGCTGCGGCGGTCAGAAGCGCGTTCCCTCTCCAGCGCGCGTGGACGCGGTGCCCAGCGTCAGCAGCGTCAGCAGCGTCCCCTATTACTCCAAACAAAGCGAGATGGACTTCACACGGGCCAAGAGACAACAGGACAGCAGACCGGCGACTAGCACTTCTACAGCACGACCTTGCGACACAGATTTGTGA
- the LOC113109607 gene encoding prostate androgen-regulated mucin-like protein 1 → MMHFSTLVILAGWVMFGGCTESTVTTRTTVATTFTSDVATSPSLTHTAPADSSQTQSTNGSVSTVHNTSQTSTESPHNVSMSTTNSSTPVQKTSNTTSYYNATSPATELSNATSNATNASTNASPTVTSGLATKTLTTPSSENHTSEKTTLGSTKPAITTATNTTNSSTIIFTTKTVPTTSVLTPPTKTTAATTKNKTQTQTAATTSKPVTTKTPAASDQDKKHPEALSSGSVAAIVICFIAIVLILLGGAYYFKMRRSTYGRLLDDSEHSSLGNFLNPVFDG, encoded by the exons ATGATGCACTTTTCGACGCTGGTCATATTAGCAG gttgGGTGATGTTTGGAGGCTGCACAGAGAGCACTGTAACAACACGAACTACAGTTGCGACTACATTTACCTCAGATGTAGCGACATCTCCTTCACTAACGCACACAGCACCGGCAGATTCCTCTCAGACTCAGTCAACGAATGGATCCGTGTCCACCGTCCACAATACAAGTCAGACAAGCACTGAGTCCCCACATAATGTGAGCATGAGCACTACGAACAGCTCCACACCTGTCCAGAAAACATCAAACACAACCTCTTACTATAACGCTACCTCTCCAGCGACTGAGCTCAGCAACGCGACCAGCAACGCGACCAACGCGTCGACCAACGCGTCGCCCACAGTCACTTCGGGTTTGGCGACTAAAACGCTGACAACACCCTCCTCAGAGAACCATACCTCAGAGAAGACAACTCTGGGAAGCACAAAACCGGCGATTACTACTGCCACAAACACAACTAACTCTTCAACAATCATTTTTACGACTAAAACGGTGCCCACTACTTCTGTGTTAACACcaccaacaaaaacaacagcagcaacaacaaaaaataaaacacaaacacaaacagcagcaACAACCTCAAAACCGGTCACAACCAAAACCCCAGCTGCTTCTGACCAAGACAAGAAGCATCCAGAGGCCCTGAGCTCAG GAAGTGTTGCTGCCATTGTAATTTGCTTTATTGCCATTGTACTAATTTTACTTGGTGGTGCATACTACTTCAAAATGCG ACGCTCTACTTACGGACGTCTCTTGGATGATAGTGAACACAGCTCTTTGGGGAATTTTCTTAACCCAGTGTTTGATGGCTAA
- the LOC113109609 gene encoding claudin-23-like, whose amino-acid sequence MRTPGILIFGMVLAPCGWILDLTSTVAPNWRTINNLANQSPDLVVEQGIWDICTVSTTSRAQQCNLQGNDQIYFSNQIIPIAKGMMVASLIVTLLGLALATPGVRCWKERPRWILASLGGLLIFCSGVLTIIPIAWYTYLLNSLNSTSVKRDPTRADDIRVGYCIILGFIGGIMEVLGGFVMFLGIFSCCGGCIRGEKSRTYTTQRPKTDRPTPLPRMNIPRSTSRSTDSSVPYSQKSLDDELDFPRAKTRDRGSVNTSGRPYDADL is encoded by the coding sequence ATGCGGACTCCGGGGATCCTGATATTCGGCATGGTCCTGGCCCCCTGCGGGTGGATCCTGGACCTTACCAGCACGGTCGCACCCAACTGGCGCACCATCAACAACCTCGCAAACCAGTCTCCGGATCTGGTGGTGGAACAGGGAATCTGGGACATCTGCACGGTCTCCACAACGTCTCGGGCCCAGCAGTGCAACCTGCAAGGCAACGACCAAATTTATTTTAGCAACCAGATCATTCCGATCGCTAAAGGGATGATGGTCGCGTCACTGATTGTGACACTGCTGGGCCTTGCATTGGCAACACCTGGAGTCAGATGCTGGAAGGAAAGACCCAGGTGGATACTGGCGTCTTTGGGTGGCCTCCTTATCTTCTGCTCCGGAGTCCTGACCATTATTCCCATCGCGTGGTACACTTATCTCCTCAACAGCCTCAATTCCACCTCTGTCAAAAGAGATCCGACCAGAGCAGATGACATTCGCGTTGGCTACTGCATCATTTTGGGCTTCATCGGAGGCATCATGGAGGTCCTCGGGGGTTTCGTGATGTTCCTCGGGATTTTCTCCTGCTGCGGTGGATGCATCCGCGGAGAAAAGTCTCGAACCTACACAACACAGCGGCCAAAAACGGACAGGCCAACTCCTCTGCCGAGAATGAACATACCAAGAAGCACCAGCAGGAGCACCGATAGCAGCGTGCCGTACTCGCAGAAGTCACTAGACGATGAACTGGACTTCCCAAGAGCCAAAACCCGAGACAGAGGATCCGTCAACACATCCGGAAGACCGTACGATGCTGACCTGTGA